A genomic window from Schistocerca serialis cubense isolate TAMUIC-IGC-003099 chromosome 4, iqSchSeri2.2, whole genome shotgun sequence includes:
- the LOC126473992 gene encoding uncharacterized protein LOC126473992 produces the protein MIMECSRIKSGDAEGIRLGNETLKVVKKFFYLGSKIPDDGRSREDIKCRLAMARKAFLKKRNLLTSNIDLNVRKSFLKVFVWSVATYGSETWTINSLDKKRIEAFNMWCYRRMLKIRWVDHMTNDEVLNRIGEKRSLWHNLTRRRDRLVGHVRRHQGITNLVLEGSVEGKNCRGKPRNEYAKQIQNGVSCSRYWEMKKVAQDRVAWRAASNQSQD, from the coding sequence atgataatggaatgtagtcgaattaagtcaggtgatgctgagggaataagattaggaaatgagacacttaaagtagtaaagaagtttttctatttggggagcaaaatacctgatgatggtcgaagtagagaggatataaaatgcagactggcaatggcaaggaaagcgtttctgaagaagagaaatttgttaacatcgaatatagatttaaatgtcaggaagtcgtttctgaaagtatttgtatggagtgtagccacgtatggaagtgaaacatggacgataaatagtttggacaagaagagaatagaagctttcaacatgtggtgctacagaagaatgctgaagattagatgggtagatcacatgactaatgacgaggtattgaatagaattggggagaagaggagtttgtggcacaacttgactagaagaagggatcggttggtaggacatgttcggaggcatcaagggatcaccaatttagtattggagggcagcgtggagggtaaaaattgtagagggaaaccaagaaatgaatacgctaagcagattcagaacggtgtaagctgcagtaggtactgggagatgaagaaggttgcacaagatagagtagcatggagagctgcatctaaccagtctcaggactga